The genomic interval CCTTGCTCTGCCCCTCGTGGCAGAAGACCTTGACGACCTTCTGGCCGTTGACCATCTCCTCAACATAGCCGTTGAGATCGGCCAGCGCCGTCTGCTGCGCCATGAAGTAGCCGCCGATGCGGCCGGTGAGCTTGCGCACGAACACGAGAATGAGCGCCATGACGGCGCACACGATCAGCGTCAGCCAGATGCTGATGTACAGCATGCAGAAAAACACGACCGTCAGCGTAAACACGGACGACACGAGCTGCGCCATGGACTGCGCGATCATCTGGCGCAGCGTATCGGTATCGTTCGTATACAGGCTCATGATGTCGCCGTGCGTATGCGTGTCAAAGTAGCGGATGGGCAGGCGCTGCATCTTTTCAAACATCTCGTCGCGGATGCGCTTGAGCGTGCCCTGCGCGATCGTGACCATGCGGCGGTTATACAGCCATGTGGCCAGCGTACCGACAAGATATACGCAGCCGATGGTGATCAGCGCACGGATCAGGCCGGAATAGTCCGGCGACGCCGTGCCGAGCATGGGCACGATATAGCCGTCGATCAGCTTTTGCAGGAACATGGACGAGGCCGCGCCTGCGACCGCGCTCAGCAGGATGCAGACCGTCACGAGCACGAGCGTGCCCTTATAGGCGCGCATATACGACAGCAGGCGCTTGAGCGTCTGGGAATCAAACTTTGGGCGTTCAGGCATCGTCCTCGCCTCCCTTCTGCTGGGACTCATAGACCTCGCGGTAAATTTCGCACGTGCGCAGCAGCTCATCGTGGCAGCCGACGGCGTCAATGTGGCCGTCATCGAGCACGACGATACGGTCCGCGTTCTGCACGGAGCTGATGCGCTGCGCGATGATGATCTTCGTCGTCTCCGGGATATAGGCGGAAAGGGACTGCTGGATCTGCGCATCCGTGCGCGTGTCGACGGCGCTCGTCGAGTCGTCGAGAATGAGCACCTTCGGCTTTTTCAGCAGCGCGCGGGCGATGCACAGGCGCTGCTTCTGGCCGCCGGAGACATTCGTGCCGCCCTGCTCGATATGGGTGTCATAACCGTCCGGCATGGCGGAGATGAACTCATCCGCACACGCGAGCACGCAGGCGTGACGGAGCTCCTCGTCCGTGGCGTTTTCGTTGCCCCAGCGGAGGTTTTCCTTGATCGTTCCGGAAAACAGCTCGTTTTTCTGCAGCACCATGGCAACGGCGTTGCGCAGCGTCTCCAGATCATAATCGCGCACGTCCACGCCGCCGAGCGTCAGCCTGCCGCCGGTGACATCGTACAGACGCGGGATGAGCTGCACGAGCGAGGATTTGGACGCGCCCGTGCCGCCGATGATGCCGATCGTCTCGCCGGAGCGGATGTGCAGATCAATGTCATCGAGCACCTTTTTGTCCGCCTTGGAGGCGTAGACAAAACTCACATGGTCAAAATCAATGGCGCCGTCGCGCACGGCCATAACCGGGTGCTCCGGATTTTGAATGTCCGTCTTTTCCTCGATCACCTCGGCGATGCGGCGCGCGGACGAGAGCGAGATCGTCAGCATGGCAAAGACCATCGACAGCATCATCAGGCTCGAGAGGATCTGCATAGCATAGGTGATGAGCGCGGTGAGGTTGCCGGTCGTCAGGCCGAGCGCCGGGTCATTGCCGCTGGCGATGATGGCCTTGGCACCGAGCCAGGAGATGATGATCATGCACGCGTAGATACATGACTGCATCAGTGGCGCGTTGAGCGTGATGAGCCGCTCGCCCTTGGAAAAGTCCTTATAGATGCGCTCGGAAATGGCGCCGAACTTGCGGATCTCGTGCTGCTCCTGATTAAAGGACTTCACGACACGGATACCGCGGACATTTTCCTGCACGACGTTATTGAGCTCGTCATATGTGCGGAAAACGCGCGTGAAGACCGGGAACACGCTGCGGATGATGAAAAACAGCGCCACGGCAAGGATCGGCAGGATGATGAGAAATGTCATGGAGATATCACGGCTGATGCGGAACGACACGATCATGGAAAAAATCAGCATGACCGGCGCACGGATCGCCATACGCATGAGCATCTGAAAGGCGTTCTGCACGTTCGTGACATCCGTCGTCAGGCGCGTGACGATGGACGCAGTGGAAAACTTGTCGATGTTGGAAAATGCGAAGGTCTGCACGTTGTTGTACATATCTTCGCGCAGGTTCGCGCCGAAGCCGACGGACGCGCGCGCTGCGATACGCGCCGCGAGCACGCCGGTCGCGAGCTGGAACGCCGCCAGCAGCAGCAAAAATGCGCCGAACTTCCAGACCGCCGCCATACTGCCGCCCTCAATACCGAAGTCGATGAGGTTGGACATATACAGCGGGATCACGATCTCAAACACGACCTCCAGCGCCGAGAGCAGGACCGTCACGAGCGCGGGGCCTTTGTTTTCCCGCAGACTGCGGGACAATGTATGAAGCATGGATTTCCTCCTTCCTGAATCGCGGACCGATCAGCCGAGGTCGGCATAGATCGTGCGCAGGGCCGATTCCAGCGCCGCGATCTGTTCCGGCGTCAGCGAGCGCAGCATCTGCTGCTCCGTTGCCTGGATCGTGGCGTGCATATCCTGCGCGATCGCGGCAGCGCGCTCCGTTTGGCAGACGATCTTGCTGCGTTTATCTGACGGGTCAAGCCAACAGTACACAAAGCCGTTTTGCTCCATGCGGCCGATGATGCCGGCCACCGTCGGGTGCGACACCTGCAGGAATCCTTCGATCTCCTTTTGCGTCGCCTGCCCGCCGTTGTGGTTCAGATAGCCCAGTACACGGCTTTGCGTCAGCGTCAGCCCCTGCTGCGCGAGATCGGCATCTGCCCGCATTTTGATCTTATCCGTGATCATTTTTAATAGACATCCGATTTGAAATTGCTCCATGATACACCTCCAATGTGTAGCACGCTACGCATTATAGCGATAATATTTTTTATCGTCAAGAGGCGTCACAAATTGTTTACATGCGAAAAAAGCCCGCCTGCCGAAGCAGACGGGCTGTACAGAAAAAGATTACAGGTGCTGGTCGCGGTCAATCTTGTCGTAGTGCTTGAGCAGGATGCCCTCCATGACGGAGGTCAGCTTCATGTCCAGGTTCCAGAAATAGATGACAAACGTGACCACAAACGCGCCGAGTGCGCCGAGCGACACACCCATAAGGGCCTTGAGCAGCTTGCTTTTCAGATTGTTCATGTTCGATCTCCTCTCTGATTACCAGGACTTGTCGTCCTTCAGGATCTCCAGGCTCGGATCCACAGGCTCTTCCTGCATGACGGTGCGCATGTAATCATTGACCTGCTGGCGCACGCCCTGACGCGAGACCACGCGCGGGTCAAACAGATCGTGCGTGACCCAGATGAGGTGGATGCCGTGCTCACGGGCGCGCTCCTCAAACAGGCCGTGCATGCCGTCGAGCGCCTTGCAGCTCATGTGCTCCCAGAGGATGACCATGTCGGCGTTGAACTGCTCGCAGAACTCCCAGAGCTCGTCGAGGAGGACCTTGTAGCCGCCGTGGGTGCGGTTGCGCATGATCATGTTCTCTGTCAGCCAGGCCATGTCGTAATACGCCTGCTCGCGGTTTTCGGGCGTGTCCTCCGTGACGAGTTCGCGCGTTGAGACCATGGAGAGCATATCCGTCAGCGGCACGATGCCCCAGCAGTTGAGCAGCCAGACGAGGAAGTCCATGTAAAAGTGCGACTGCACGCCCCAGACGATGGCGCGGTGGCGGTACTCGTTGGCGGCCTTCTTCTGCTTGCGGTAGGCGCGCTCGGCGAGCTGCGTGATCTTGCGATCGACTTCGCGGAACGCGGGGACCTTGCCGCAGATGGCCATGTAGTTCGTCTCCGTGTACAGCGCAAGGTTGGAGCCAAAGACCTGCGGATAGTCGGTCTTGTTCATCTCCAGCCACTCGAGGCGGCACTTGGTGGCGTAGTTCACGCGCTCGGCGCACTCGAAGTACGCCTTCCAGTCCCACTTCTCGCCGGTGTGCTCCTCGATGAAGGCGATGGCATTTTTGATCTCCTGCGCGGCGTAATCCTGCACGTCGTCCTCGCGGTGGCGCAGGGGCGCTGCCAGCTGGAACACCGGAATGCCGTCCTCAAGCTCGAGGCGCTTGGAAATGACGCCGTTTCCGAGCAGAGAGCCGTCGCACGTCGTGTTGCACTGCACGGCGCACGCGCCGAGCACCGGCGCGTCGTCGTCGATGGACACACCGGCCTCCGCCTCCGGCATCGGGCAGACATCGCCCGCGAGGCCGTACTCCTGCGCGACGTCGATATAATGCTCGGCTGCGTGCTGGTTGAGCAGCACGGAGACATAGGTCGACGGCGTCTCACGGCTCAGGCCCTTGAGCGTCGGGAAGCCCATCATGACGGCGGTCATCTCGTTTTCGTCCACGAGCACGACCTTGTCGGAGAATTTCTTGTCCTTGCCGATGCGGCGGTCGCCGCGGAAGAGACCGTCGAGCAGCTTTGCCACGTCCTCGATGATAAGATCCTGCTCCAGGTGGCAGATGCGCAGATATTCATCGCGCAGGCCCTGGGTGTGGCGGTCGACCATCATGGGCACGGCCAGATAGTTGGCCATCCAGCGATAGCGGAACATGGCCTTGATGTTGCGCGGCTTGGAGACCATCTTCGCCATGGTGATCCAGTTGTGCAGCCAGCGGGAATAATCATAGAGAGTGTCGGTCACGCCGCGCCACTCGCGGCGGTTGCGGACCTTGCCCTCGGTATAGAACTTACCGAAGTTTTCACAGCCGATTCTCTTGTTGGACATCACTGTTTCCCCCCTTGAATCTTCTTGATCTCCATGCTTTCCACGAATGCCTGCACACGGGTGCGCATCTGGCCGGAGGAAGCGATGTTATACGGGCGGTCAACGGACAAAACGGGATAGCCGTAGTCATCGTTGAGGATGTGCGAGCCGAGCATGCGCTCATACGCCCATGGATCGCAGAACTTGATCTGCTCGTAAATGATGCCGTCGGCCTCGTACTCCTTGGCGAGCTGATTGACGTATTCGCGGCGGCCGATCATCTTGGGCATGTTCATATAGCGCGGGCACTGGGCGCGGTTCATGTACTGGCGGCAGATCTGGGTCAGCGCGTCCTCATCGTCCGTCAGCACGATCGGGTCGCGGCCCGGGAACGAGCCGTAGCAGAAGCGGTCGGCGCAGACGTACGCACCGGTCTCCTCGACGAGCTTGATGAAGTCAATGTCATCGACCTCAGAGCCGACGACGACCACACGCGCGCGGTAGGGGGTCTTCTTGTCCGGGCGGCGGGTCTTGAGCTCCTTGAGCGTCTCCTCGAGTTTGTCGATGAGCAGATACTTCGGCGCGACATAGGTCGCAAGCGTGATGACGTGGAATTCGTAGCCCGTGATGCGCGGATTGGGGCCCTTGCGGTACTCGCCGATGGCGCGGATGAGCTCGCACACGCGGTTGTGCTCGGCGACAGACTTGCGGATGGCCTCATCCGAGACGTCGATGCCATAGACATCGTGCAGCGGCGTGAGGATATGGTTGCGGCACTGCAGGACGTACAGGTTCAGGCCGTTGTCGTCCGCCTTCATTGGGATCTCCATGTACTCGAAGAAGAACTTCGGCTTGTCCTTGCCCATGGTCTTGAGCAGCTCCATGTTCTCCACGGCGCGGTTCATCATCGAGCAGCCGTCCGGCGTAATCATGCAGTCGGCAAAGTTGTAGCCGCCTTCAATGGCGCGCTCGAGCAGCGCGCGGCTGTACTCGCACAGGAAGCTGGTCATATAATATGTGGCCATTTCCATAGAGCCGGTGCGCGGCGCGCGCAGGCGCGTTGAGAACGAGCCGGGCAGGTTCAGCAGCGGCTCGGGCGTGTTTTCGCAGGCATAGGCAACGCAGATCTTCCCCTCGTTCTGCGCCTGAGCGATCAGGTCATTGTGCGCTTCCTGCAAAAGGTTTTCGAAGTACAAAAGATGTTTCAGGTCTTTCATGGTTCACTCCCTCTTCGTTCGTGTTTCTATCAAAAGCGGCTGCGCGACCGCTTCTGTCTCTTTTGCTGCCCATAGGCAGGGAGGCGTGCCGGAATCAGCGCGCCTCGATCTGTTTGATATTGATCTCATTGCCCTGCTGCAGCCAGGTGTTGCCGCTGCCGCAGTGCGGGCAGGTCTTGCCGTATTGTACGGTCGGGTAAGTGGTCTTACAGTCGTCGCACCAGGTGACGGCCGGAATGATCTCATACAGGAATTTCGTGCCCTGAATGATTGGCTCCTTCTTGGTATACCAGTTCCAGCAGTCCTCGAGATATTCCGGCACAATGCCGGAGACCTCACCGAATTCGAGCGTGACCGACTCGATCTCGGTGAGGTTGTTTTCCTTGGCAATCTCCTGCACCTGCTTGACGACATAAGTAACGATACTCAGCTCGTGCATGGGGGCTCCTTTCAAGCGGGCGGGCACAGCGGGAAGGGTTCTGTGCCCGCCTCATAATGATGGATTACTTTTTCTTTTCCGCCAGGGACTTCTTGATGATCTTCACCTGACGCTTGGCGGCATAGGGGCCGATGGCCTTGAACTTGTCCTCGGCCGGGATCATCTTGCTGTTTTGCGGACGCACGCGCTTGAGGTGGATCGCGTCGAATTCGCACTTGGTCGTGCAGATGCCGCAGCCGATGCACTTGTTCGGATCGACGACGCTGCGGCCGCAGCTCAGGCAGCGGGACGCCTCGGAGCGGATCTGCTCTTCGGTGAACGTCACGCGGTCGTCCTGCATGGTGCGCACCTTCTTGCTGTCGATGGCAACGGCGGCACGCGCGGGCTTTTTGATCTTCTCGGTCGGCAGAACGATATCGTCCTTGTTGAGCTCCTTGAACTCGCGGGTGTTGCGGTGGATCGTCAGGGTCTGGCCCTTGTTGACGAAGCGGTGGATGGACACCGCGCCCTCGCGGCCGGTCGCGATCGCGTCGATCGTGTACTTCGGGCCGGTGGCGCAGTCGCCGCCGACGAAGATATCGGGCTCGTTGGACTGGAACGTCACGGCGTCGTGTGCGATCAGGCGGCCGTCAGCCGTCTCCGCCGCGGTGCCGGCCAGAACGTCGCCGTAGACCGAGCGCTGGCCGATGGCGACCAGAACGTTGGAGCACGGGACGGTGATGGTCTCATTCTCGTCATAGACCGGGGCGAACTTGCCGCTCGCGTCGCGGACGGACACGCAGCGCATCAGCTCGATGCCGGTGACCTTGCCGCCCTCGCCGAGGATGGCCTTCGGCGCCCAGGAGTTGTTGATGACGACGCCGTCGGCGATGCCGGCGTTCTTCTCGTCCGGAACGGTGGGCATCTCTTCGTCCTTCTCGAGGCAGTACATGTTCACGCTGCCCTTGGTCAGACGCAGGGCCGCGCGCGCCACGTCGATGGCCGCGTTGCCGCCGCCGATGACGACCACATCGCCCGTGAGCTTCTTGAGCTTGCCAGCGTTGACTTCACGCAGGAAGTCGAGACCGCTCTTGACGCCCTTGAGATCCTCGCCGGCGATGTTGAGCTTCGACGCCTGCTGCAGGCCGACCGCGACGTAGAACGCCTGGTAGCCCTCTTCGCGCAGCTGCTGGATGGTGATGTCCTTGCCGACTTCGACGCCGCATTTGAACTCCACGCCCATCTCGCGCAGCACATCGATCTCGGACTTGACCACGTCCTTGCCGATGCGGAAGCTCGGAATGCCGTTGACGAGCATGCCGCCGGGCACGGCTTCCTTCTCGAACACGACCGGGCTGTAGCCCTCGATGGCCAGGAAGTAGGCGCAGGACATACCGGCCGGGCCGCCGCCGATGATGGCGACCTTCTGGTCAAACTTCTCATGCGTGCAGGAGTTCATGGGCGGCACGTAGCGGTGCTCGGCCTTCATGTCCTGCTCGGCAATGAACTTCTTGATCTCGTCGATGGCCAGCGGCTCGTCGACGGTGCCGCGGGTGCAGGCATCCTCGCAGTACTTTCTGCAGATGCTACCGCAGACAGCCGGGAACGGGTTGTCCTTCTTGATGAGCTTGAGCGCGTCGGCATAGCGGCCGTCGCCCGCCATCTTGATGTAGCCCTGGATGGCGATGTGCGCCGGGCAGGCAGCCTTGCAGGGCGCCGTGCCGGTCGGCCAGGTCTGGATGCATCCGTTCTCGTTGCGGTAATTCTTGTTCCAGTGATCCTCGCCCCACTTGGTGTCGTCCGGCAGCTCATGGTGCGGATACTGGATGGGGCCTTCCTTCGTGCAGAGCTTCTGACCGAGGCGGACAGCACCAGCCGGGCAGGTCTCTACGCACTTGCCGCAGGCAACGCACTTTTCCGGGTCGCTCTCGGCCACGTAGGCGGAGGCGGACAGGTTCGGCGTGTTGAACAGCTGGCTGGTGCGCAGCGCGTTGCAGACGCCGACGGCGCAGTTGCAGATGCCGAAGATCTTGTTCTCACCGTCGATGTTCGTGATCTGGTGGACATAGCCGCGGTCCTCGGCCTTCTGGAGGATCTCCATGGCCTCTTCATAGGTGATGTCGTGGCCGTGGTTCGTCTCGCGGCAGTAGTCGGCGAAGTCGCCGACGCCGATGCACCACTCGCCTTCCACGTCGCCGGAGCCCTCGCCGCGGATGCGCTGCTGCTTGCGGCAGGAGCACACGGACACGCCGATGTGGCCCTCGTACTTCTTCAGCCAGTGGGACAGGTGCTCGATCGGCAGAGACTTGCTCTCGGCCGGGATGGCCTTTTCGACCGGGATGACGTGCATGCCGATGCCGGCGCCTCCGGGAGGCACCATCTCGGTGATGCCCGCCAGCGGCAGATACGCCATGCGCTCGAAGAAGTCTGCCGTCTCCGGGAACATGTCCGCCTGCTCGGGATTGATCATCATGATCTCGGCACTGCCGGGGACGAACATGTCCAGCACCCAGCGTTTCTCATGGTTCGGGTTCTTGCCGTCGAGGTTCTCCCAATGGAACTCGACCAGACCGCTCTCGCTGATAGCCTGCATCGCTTTTTCCAGATAGGCTCTGTCGAACTGCGGGTTTTTCTTTGCGAGCTGCTCGATCGTGAGCGGCACGCGCTTTTTCATCGTCAGGGCGATATCGAGGATATCGTCCGCCATCTTCTCATCATACTTCACCGCCGTGAACTTCAGGGCGGAGTTGATGCCCAGATACTCCGGGGCATCCGGCGTGATCTTGTCCTTGCCGAGCAGGACCGTTGCGCGATCCGTGATTTCTTTGCCGAGCTTTGCAATTTTCTCGTCTTTTGTCATGTTCTCGCTTCCTTCTCTGATAGTTTACATCCAAATAACGACGGGCCGTTCGGACACTTGAACAGCTTCCAGCGTCGCCATGTTAATTTATTAACCCTGCAATGTCAAGGCCTCCAGGGCATTTTTGAAACAAGTCACAAAAAAGTTGTAAAAGAATTGCGAATAAAATCTTATGTGTGTTGAATCACAGAAACAAAAGTCGTATAATGTTTGAAGAAAGCAAACATTTTTCGTCAGGGGTGTTTGAAGTGCAAGATTCTTCCTGGAAATTCAAAGAGGAAGTCGCGGAAACAGCCATTTCCCTCTTTAAGCGCGACGGATATAACAACGTGACCGTCAACGACATCTGCAAGGCATGCGGTATCTCCCGCTCCGTCTTTTACTCCTCTTTCAACGGCAAACGCAGCATCCTCGAATACATGGTGGAAAAACCGCAGCACAATGACGACAAGAGCTTCATGAAGTTTGCGCACGCAGATAATGACTTTGAGCGCATCTGGCAGCTGTTCGACCGGTTCATCACGATCGCTTACGACTTCGGCCCGGAACTGACGAGCACACTCTTCATCATGCAGTTCGAGTCGCCCGAAGGCATCCGCACGGCCATCCATGCGCTGGACGATCTGTTTGCAACGCTGGCCAATAACTGCGCCAAGGCGGGCATTATCGACACGGAAGAGCCGCCGGATCTGCTGTCGCGCATCGCGACGGATCTGGTCTGCCATGAGCTCTATGTCTGGTGCAGTCAAAAGGGCAACTTCTCGCTGCGCGCACGTGCGCGGCAGTATGCCGAGGTCGCCTACCACGTCAAACCGGAATACCGCATGCCGGCCGAACAGCGGGATGCTCTGTGACTTGCAGCATACGGCTACCGCCTGAATCTGTGCATGCAATACCATGGCGCTTTCAGTCAGTGACGTAAAATCACGCCGCCACAGGGACTGAACAATCTGCTGCTTGAGGAAATGATACATGAATAAATATGTTTATAAGCTCGGAGAATTCAGCGGCAGTGATTACCTCAAATTCAGAAAGGGAAATTCTGGTGCCAGCAGGAAGTTTCTTCGACAAGATTCACTGTATGTACTGGACAACGCGTTTTACTTTTTCCTGGCAAGCGCATTTCAAAAAGTCTCTGTGTCATTCGATATGTTTGAAGATACTAGTGTTACAAGAGGAGAATGGTGAAAAATGATGCAGCTGAACATTCCAGAAACCGTTCTCCCCGAATTTGTAAGTGATGCTAAGGAAACGATATCTGCTACAGACCGTTGGGTCACAGAAGAAATCGGAGAGAACGAAGAATTCATTGTCATTGGCGTATAACAAAAAAGAGCTATCTGATTTCAAATGAAGTCAGATAGCTCTTTTCTTATGAATCATAAAATTCTGTTGCCAAATCGCTGCCGCGAGGGGCTTCAAGGCTTAAAAAGTCCAGTATTTACAGGCTTTTTTCGACCTCTGGAATTATTCCCACTCGATCGTGGCGGGCGGTTTGGACGTAATATCATAGACGATGCGGTTGATGCCCTTGACCTCGTTGACGATGCGCACGGAGACGCGGTCGAGCACATCATACGGGATGCGCGTCCAGTTGGCAGTCATGAAGTCCGTCGTCGTGACACTGCGCAGCGCGAGCGTATAGTCATACGTGCGGCCGTCGCCCATAACACCGACAGAGCGCATATTCGTCAGCACCGCGAAGTACTGATTCATCGTCTGCTCCAGGTGCGCCTTGGCGATCTCGTCGCGGAAGATGAAGTCCGCGTCGCGCAGGATGTCCAGCTTGTCCTTGGACACCGCACCGAGACAGCGGATGGCCAGACCCGGGCCCGGGAACGGCTGGCGCATGACCAGATACTCCGGCAGGCCGAGCTCACGGCCGAGCGCGCGCACCTCGTCCTTAAACAGCAGACGCAGCGGCTCAATAATCTCCTTGAAGTCCACAAAGTCCGGCAGACCGCCGACGTTGTGGTGGCTCTTGATGACGGCAGCGACATTCGTGCCGGATTCGATCACGTCGGGATAGATCGTACCCTGAGCCAGATAGTCGACCGAGCCGATCTTCTTGCCCTCTTCCTCAAAGACGCGGATGAACTCCTCGCCGATGATCTTGCGCTTCGTCTCCGGATCGGAGACGTCCTTCAGGCGCGTGAGGAAACGCTCTTCCGCGTTGACGCGCACGAAGTTGATGTCCCAATTCTGGAACGCAGCCTCGACCTCGTCGCCCTCGTTCTTGCGCAGCAGACCGTGATCGACAAAAATGCACGTGAGCTGATTGCCGACCGCCTCCGCCAGCAGCGCGGCCGCGACCGAAGAATCCACACCGCCGGAAAGTGCCAGAAGCACCTTGCCGTCGCCGACCTTGGCGCGGATGTCCTCAATGGACTTGCGCATGAAGTCGCCCATCGTCCAGTCGCCGGTCGCGCCGCAGACCTCATACAGGAAGTTGCGCAGCATGGCCTGTCCGTACTCGGTGTGGTTGACCTCGGGGTGGAACTGCACGCCGTAGAAGCCGCGCGCTTCATCGCAGATACCGACCGTCGGGCAGGCATCCGAATGCGCCACAAGCCGGAACGAATCCGGCACCTTGGCCATATAGTCCCCGTGACTCATCCACGTAATGCTCTGCTCCGGCAGGCCGCGGAACAGACGGCAATCGGTGTCAAACCATGTCTCCGTCTTGCCGTACTCGCGCGCGGTGTCCTTCCCGGCGGCGGTTACTTCCCCACCGAGATACTGCGCCATGAGCTGGCAGCCGTAGCAAATACCGAGGATGGGGATGCCGAGCCGAAAGATCTCCGGATCAACCTGCGGCGAACCTTCGGCGTACACGCTCTGCGGGCCGCCGGTGAAGATGATGCCGATGGGGTCAAAGGCGCGGATCTCATCCACGGTCATGGTGTTCGGCTTGACTTCGCAATAGACATTGCACTCGCGCACGCGGCGCGCAATAAGCTGGTTATACTGTCCTCCGAAATCGAGGACGATGACAGACTGATTCGGCATGGATGACGCTCTCCTTATTCGACGGTAACGGATTTCGCGAGGTTTTTCGGCTTATCGATCGCGCAGCCGTTGGCTTTTGCGACATAATATGCAAAGAGCTGCAGCGGCACGATCTCCGCCGGGACGACGAACAGGTCGTCCATGCGCGGTACGAGGATCACATCGTCCGCCTCGGAATAGATGGCGCGATTGCCCTCGAGCGCCACACCAAGCACGCGCGCACCGCGCGCCTTGACCTCTTTGACGTTGCTCATGGTCTTGTCAAACAGCGGCTCGTAGCACGCAACGGCGATGACGAGGCGATTCTCCTCAATGAGCGCAATCGTGCCGTGCTTGAGCTCGCCCGCGGCATAGGCCTCCGAGTGCAGGTAGGAGATCTCCTTGAGCTTCAGCGAGCCCTCCATGCAGACAGCGTAGTCCACATTGCGGCCGATGAAGAACAGGGACGGATTGTTTTTGTACCGCTCGGCCAGCTGCGCGATCTGCGGGTTGAGGTCGATGGCGCGCTGCACCATCTGTGGCAGGATCATGAGGTCGTCCGTGAGCTTTGCCGCCTCTTCCCTGCTCAGGCAGCCGCGCTTCTCGCCCAGATAGAGCGCCAGCAGATACAACACCGACACCTGCGTGGTGTAGCCCTTCGTGGTCGCAACGGCGATCTCCGGACCTGCCCAGGTGTAGATGACATCGTCCGAGATGCGAGCGATCGTACTGCCGACGACGTTGACGATCGAGAGCACATAAGCCCCCTTGGACTGCGCCTCGCGGATGGCGGCGATGGTGTCCGCCGTCTCGCCGGACTGCGAAATGATGATCATGAGCGTGTGCTCGTCGACGATCGGGTCACGGTAGCGGAACTCACTTGCAAGGTCGGCATCGACCGGGATGTGCGTGAGCTTTTCGAGCGCATATTTGCCCGCCTGGCCGGCATAAAACGCCGAGCCGCAGGCCGTGATCATGATCTTGTTGAAGCCCATGAGCTGCTCGTCGGTC from Clostridiales bacterium carries:
- the guaA gene encoding glutamine-hydrolyzing GMP synthase produces the protein MPNQSVIVLDFGGQYNQLIARRVRECNVYCEVKPNTMTVDEIRAFDPIGIIFTGGPQSVYAEGSPQVDPEIFRLGIPILGICYGCQLMAQYLGGEVTAAGKDTAREYGKTETWFDTDCRLFRGLPEQSITWMSHGDYMAKVPDSFRLVAHSDACPTVGICDEARGFYGVQFHPEVNHTEYGQAMLRNFLYEVCGATGDWTMGDFMRKSIEDIRAKVGDGKVLLALSGGVDSSVAAALLAEAVGNQLTCIFVDHGLLRKNEGDEVEAAFQNWDINFVRVNAEERFLTRLKDVSDPETKRKIIGEEFIRVFEEEGKKIGSVDYLAQGTIYPDVIESGTNVAAVIKSHHNVGGLPDFVDFKEIIEPLRLLFKDEVRALGRELGLPEYLVMRQPFPGPGLAIRCLGAVSKDKLDILRDADFIFRDEIAKAHLEQTMNQYFAVLTNMRSVGVMGDGRTYDYTLALRSVTTTDFMTANWTRIPYDVLDRVSVRIVNEVKGINRIVYDITSKPPATIEWE
- the glmS gene encoding glutamine--fructose-6-phosphate transaminase (isomerizing) encodes the protein MCGIVGYVGAQQAAPILLEGLQKLEYRGYDSAGIAVLDGSTIELAKACGEIKNLLAKTHDGSDLHGYIGLGHTRWATHGAPTEANAHPHVSNDGKFAIVQNGIIENFMELREMLQAKGFRFHSETDTEVIVHLLDMYYTGDGNLKDTVMKTLGRLEGSYAIGILCADCPEQMFLARNGCPLIIGVGAGENFFASDVTALVSHTKNVVYLDDGELAEVRADGYTVFDCTGKPVHKPVSRVAWDIEAAEKGGYEHFMLKEIMEQPRAIKSTLDPRVKDHRVVFDELKMTDEQLMGFNKIMITACGSAFYAGQAGKYALEKLTHIPVDADLASEFRYRDPIVDEHTLMIIISQSGETADTIAAIREAQSKGAYVLSIVNVVGSTIARISDDVIYTWAGPEIAVATTKGYTTQVSVLYLLALYLGEKRGCLSREEAAKLTDDLMILPQMVQRAIDLNPQIAQLAERYKNNPSLFFIGRNVDYAVCMEGSLKLKEISYLHSEAYAAGELKHGTIALIEENRLVIAVACYEPLFDKTMSNVKEVKARGARVLGVALEGNRAIYSEADDVILVPRMDDLFVVPAEIVPLQLFAYYVAKANGCAIDKPKNLAKSVTVE
- a CDS encoding FAD-dependent oxidoreductase, with the protein product MTKDEKIAKLGKEITDRATVLLGKDKITPDAPEYLGINSALKFTAVKYDEKMADDILDIALTMKKRVPLTIEQLAKKNPQFDRAYLEKAMQAISESGLVEFHWENLDGKNPNHEKRWVLDMFVPGSAEIMMINPEQADMFPETADFFERMAYLPLAGITEMVPPGGAGIGMHVIPVEKAIPAESKSLPIEHLSHWLKKYEGHIGVSVCSCRKQQRIRGEGSGDVEGEWCIGVGDFADYCRETNHGHDITYEEAMEILQKAEDRGYVHQITNIDGENKIFGICNCAVGVCNALRTSQLFNTPNLSASAYVAESDPEKCVACGKCVETCPAGAVRLGQKLCTKEGPIQYPHHELPDDTKWGEDHWNKNYRNENGCIQTWPTGTAPCKAACPAHIAIQGYIKMAGDGRYADALKLIKKDNPFPAVCGSICRKYCEDACTRGTVDEPLAIDEIKKFIAEQDMKAEHRYVPPMNSCTHEKFDQKVAIIGGGPAGMSCAYFLAIEGYSPVVFEKEAVPGGMLVNGIPSFRIGKDVVKSEIDVLREMGVEFKCGVEVGKDITIQQLREEGYQAFYVAVGLQQASKLNIAGEDLKGVKSGLDFLREVNAGKLKKLTGDVVVIGGGNAAIDVARAALRLTKGSVNMYCLEKDEEMPTVPDEKNAGIADGVVINNSWAPKAILGEGGKVTGIELMRCVSVRDASGKFAPVYDENETITVPCSNVLVAIGQRSVYGDVLAGTAAETADGRLIAHDAVTFQSNEPDIFVGGDCATGPKYTIDAIATGREGAVSIHRFVNKGQTLTIHRNTREFKELNKDDIVLPTEKIKKPARAAVAIDSKKVRTMQDDRVTFTEEQIRSEASRCLSCGRSVVDPNKCIGCGICTTKCEFDAIHLKRVRPQNSKMIPAEDKFKAIGPYAAKRQVKIIKKSLAEKKK
- a CDS encoding TetR/AcrR family transcriptional regulator, with amino-acid sequence MQDSSWKFKEEVAETAISLFKRDGYNNVTVNDICKACGISRSVFYSSFNGKRSILEYMVEKPQHNDDKSFMKFAHADNDFERIWQLFDRFITIAYDFGPELTSTLFIMQFESPEGIRTAIHALDDLFATLANNCAKAGIIDTEEPPDLLSRIATDLVCHELYVWCSQKGNFSLRARARQYAEVAYHVKPEYRMPAEQRDAL